The following proteins are co-located in the Piscirickettsia litoralis genome:
- a CDS encoding DUF2835 family protein, translated as MPTTRFHLNLSREQVMRYYQGQANIVHVEDVYGRRVQFPASLLRHIVDHQGAHGLFEIEYSADGRCIAVKKITP; from the coding sequence ATGCCAACGACTCGTTTTCACCTTAACCTCTCACGTGAGCAAGTGATGCGTTATTATCAAGGTCAGGCAAACATCGTTCATGTCGAGGATGTGTATGGCCGCCGTGTCCAATTTCCTGCCAGCTTACTACGACACATTGTTGATCACCAAGGTGCACATGGTTTATTTGAAATAGAATACTCAGCAGATGGAAGGTGCATTGCGGTAAAAAAAATAACGCCATAA
- a CDS encoding SpoVR family protein: MEKYDREIKRIAHEKFNLDTYPNQIEVISAEQMMDAYASSGMPIHYNHWSYGKHFLSTEKNYRRGQMGLAYEIVINSDPCISYLMEENTITMQALVIAHACYGHNSFFKNNYLFKTWTNADAIIDYLVFAKKYIRECEEKHGINAVEEILDSCHALMNYGIDRYRRPNKLSMAEERERQIKREEHLQYQVNELWRTIPKKDEEAQDTKKQRFPTEPEDNLLYFFEKNAPLLEPWQRELVRIVRKMAQYFYPQRLTKAMNEGWACFWHYTILNEMYAEGLVNDGFMLEFLTSHTSVIYQPPYNSPYYSGLNPYSIGFNMMIDIRRICEEPTEEDYYWFPNIAGTNWRESIEFAMRNFKDESFIAQYLSPKVMRDMKLFCILDDDEDSELEVTAIHNEQGYRKVRQTISEQYNPGNIEPRIQVYNVDLRGNRSLVLRHLMNNRRPLDDKSTQEILKHVYRLWNFPVILESVATDGKVVKTYHCPPREPAPEN; the protein is encoded by the coding sequence TTGGAAAAATACGATCGAGAAATCAAGCGTATCGCTCATGAAAAATTTAACCTCGATACTTACCCGAACCAAATTGAGGTCATTTCTGCAGAGCAAATGATGGACGCTTATGCATCATCGGGCATGCCCATCCACTATAACCATTGGTCCTACGGTAAACACTTTCTTTCCACTGAAAAAAACTACCGTCGCGGACAAATGGGTTTAGCCTATGAAATCGTCATTAATTCTGACCCTTGCATTTCCTACTTAATGGAAGAAAACACCATTACGATGCAAGCGTTAGTGATTGCTCATGCCTGCTATGGCCATAATTCATTTTTTAAAAATAATTACCTTTTTAAAACCTGGACCAATGCAGATGCAATTATCGATTACCTCGTCTTTGCGAAAAAATATATTCGTGAGTGCGAGGAAAAGCACGGAATTAATGCTGTTGAAGAAATTCTTGATTCTTGCCATGCCTTAATGAACTACGGTATTGATCGCTATCGCCGCCCTAACAAGCTCTCGATGGCGGAAGAACGCGAGCGCCAAATCAAACGCGAAGAGCATTTACAATACCAGGTCAATGAACTTTGGCGGACGATTCCAAAAAAAGATGAAGAAGCACAAGACACTAAAAAACAGCGCTTTCCCACAGAACCTGAAGACAATTTACTTTACTTCTTTGAAAAAAATGCCCCCTTACTCGAACCCTGGCAGCGAGAGCTTGTTCGTATCGTTCGAAAAATGGCACAATATTTCTACCCTCAGCGCCTCACTAAGGCCATGAACGAAGGCTGGGCGTGTTTCTGGCACTATACAATTCTCAATGAAATGTATGCAGAAGGCTTAGTCAATGATGGCTTTATGCTTGAATTTCTCACCTCACACACCAGCGTTATTTATCAACCACCATACAATAGCCCTTATTATAGCGGACTGAATCCATATTCTATTGGCTTTAATATGATGATTGATATTCGTCGTATTTGTGAGGAGCCTACAGAAGAAGACTATTATTGGTTTCCAAACATTGCCGGAACAAATTGGCGAGAATCTATTGAGTTTGCAATGCGCAATTTTAAAGATGAAAGCTTTATCGCTCAGTATCTATCCCCTAAAGTCATGCGTGATATGAAGCTTTTTTGCATCCTCGACGATGATGAAGACAGTGAACTTGAAGTCACCGCTATCCACAATGAGCAAGGCTATCGTAAAGTGCGTCAGACCATTTCTGAGCAATACAATCCGGGCAATATAGAGCCTCGTATTCAGGTTTATAACGTCGATTTACGTGGTAATCGTTCACTCGTATTAAGACATTTGATGAACAACCGGCGCCCTCTCGACGATAAAAGTACACAAGAAATACTCAAACATGTTTATCGCTTGTGGAATTTCCCAGTCATTCTTGAGTCTGTTGCAACAGATGGCAAAGTGGTAAAAACCTATCACTGCCCACCCAGAGAACCTGCCCCTGAGAACTAA
- a CDS encoding PrkA family serine protein kinase encodes MDIFSQFSDRYESQRQEEISIEQYLQLCKEDPLAYANASERMLIAIGEPELVDTRNDPTLSRIFANKVIKRYPAFKDFYGMEEVIEQIVAYFRHAAQGLEEQKQILYLLGPVGGGKSSLAEKLKTLIEKVPFYAIKGSPINESPLGLFSAEEDGELLEEKYGIPQRYLGKGMSPWASKRLHEYNGDIREFKVVKVWPSVRDQVAVTKTEPGDENNQDISSLVGKVDIRMLERYSQNDPDAYSYSGGLCIANRGLLEFVEMFKAPIKVLHPLLTATQEGNYNGTEGIAAIPFDGIIMAHSNESEWQSFKGNRNNEAFLDRIFIVKVPYCLRLSEEKHIYEKLVNTSSLKGAHCAPGTLDMMAQFSVLSRLKEPDNSSIYSKMKVYNGENLKDTDPKAKSYQEYRDYAGVDEGMTGLSTRFAFKIISKVFNFDHTEVAANPVHLFYVLETQIEQEQFASEIAERYLSYIKGYLVPQYIEFIGKEIQTAYLESYSEYGQNIFDRYVTYADYWIQDQEFRDPDTGEILDRQSLNEELEKIEKPAGISNPKDFRNEIVNFVLRARANNKGKNPDWTSYEKLRAVIEKKIFSNTEELLPVISFNAKSSVEDKKKHKDFVNRMTEKGYTEKQVRLLCEWYLRVRKSS; translated from the coding sequence ATGGATATTTTTAGCCAATTTTCAGACCGTTATGAATCTCAACGTCAAGAAGAAATCAGCATCGAACAGTACTTACAACTCTGTAAAGAAGACCCCCTTGCCTATGCTAATGCATCAGAACGCATGCTCATTGCAATTGGTGAACCCGAGCTCGTCGACACCCGTAATGACCCAACATTAAGCCGTATTTTCGCCAACAAAGTCATTAAACGCTACCCTGCATTCAAAGATTTTTATGGTATGGAAGAGGTCATCGAGCAAATTGTCGCCTACTTCCGTCATGCGGCACAAGGCTTAGAAGAACAAAAGCAAATCCTTTATTTATTAGGCCCCGTTGGTGGTGGTAAATCTTCACTGGCAGAAAAGCTTAAAACACTCATTGAAAAAGTGCCTTTTTATGCCATCAAGGGCTCCCCCATTAATGAGTCACCTTTGGGCCTATTTTCAGCTGAAGAAGATGGTGAACTGTTAGAAGAAAAGTATGGTATTCCCCAACGCTATTTAGGCAAAGGTATGTCCCCCTGGGCGAGCAAACGCTTACATGAGTACAACGGTGATATTCGTGAGTTTAAAGTCGTCAAAGTGTGGCCATCTGTCCGTGACCAAGTCGCTGTGACGAAAACGGAACCTGGCGATGAAAATAACCAGGATATTTCATCACTCGTCGGTAAAGTCGACATACGCATGCTCGAGCGCTATTCACAAAACGATCCCGACGCCTATAGCTATTCAGGTGGTCTTTGTATTGCCAACCGCGGCCTTCTCGAATTCGTCGAGATGTTCAAAGCGCCCATCAAAGTACTGCATCCTTTATTAACAGCAACACAAGAAGGCAACTACAACGGTACCGAGGGCATTGCTGCTATTCCTTTTGATGGCATCATTATGGCGCACTCAAATGAATCGGAGTGGCAGTCATTTAAAGGTAATCGCAACAATGAAGCGTTTTTAGATCGTATTTTCATCGTTAAAGTCCCCTACTGCTTAAGACTGTCAGAAGAAAAACATATTTATGAAAAACTCGTCAATACCAGCTCTTTAAAAGGTGCTCACTGTGCACCAGGCACGCTAGATATGATGGCACAATTCTCTGTGCTTTCTCGCTTAAAAGAGCCAGATAATTCGAGCATTTACTCTAAGATGAAAGTCTATAACGGTGAAAATCTAAAGGATACTGATCCGAAAGCTAAATCTTATCAAGAGTATCGAGATTATGCCGGTGTCGATGAAGGGATGACCGGGCTCTCTACCCGTTTTGCCTTTAAGATTATTTCAAAAGTGTTTAACTTTGACCATACTGAGGTCGCAGCAAATCCGGTACATTTATTCTATGTTCTGGAAACTCAAATCGAACAAGAACAATTTGCCTCAGAAATCGCAGAGCGTTACTTGTCTTACATTAAAGGCTATTTAGTTCCCCAGTATATCGAGTTTATCGGCAAAGAAATTCAAACTGCCTATCTAGAATCTTATTCTGAATATGGCCAAAATATCTTTGATCGTTACGTCACCTATGCGGATTACTGGATTCAGGATCAAGAGTTCCGCGATCCAGACACAGGGGAGATTCTCGATCGCCAATCACTCAATGAAGAACTGGAGAAAATCGAAAAACCCGCCGGCATTAGCAATCCAAAAGATTTCAGAAATGAAATCGTCAACTTTGTCTTACGCGCTCGGGCAAATAATAAAGGCAAAAACCCAGACTGGACCAGCTACGAAAAATTACGTGCAGTCATTGAGAAGAAAATTTTCTCAAATACCGAAGAACTTCTACCTGTCATTTCATTTAACGCTAAATCCTCTGTCGAAGACAAGAAAAAACATAAGGATTTTGTCAACCGAATGACTGAAAAAGGTTATACAGAAAAGCAAGTTCGCTTACTGTGTGAATGGTATCTACGCGTACGTAAGTCCTCTTAA
- a CDS encoding YeaH/YhbH family protein, with translation MSQFIDRRLNGKNKSAVNRQRFIRRFKQQIKRAVADAVSGRSITDLESGEKVSIPAKDLSEPHFHHGEGGKREMVHPGNDQFIAGDRVKRPQSGAGGRGNNASDSGEGEDDFGFEISRDEFLELFFEDLELPNLTKQKVGKTEVFDSVRAGFSVTGTPPSISIVRSFRNALARRIALAGPYKEEIHQLEEKLQEQEESQRTNKNNNSSEEENNDSNNNVIKIKQDIKFLKKRIKNIPFIDSFDLRYHSRVKQPKPTTQAVMFCLMDVSGSMDQAKKDIAKRFFILLYLFLNRTYEHIDVVFIRHHTSAKEVDEEEFFYSRETGGTVVSSALELMKDVIAERYPTSEWNIYGAQASDGDNWNSDSPRCRDLLFNHIMPHVQYFAYTEIMSRHHQSLWDAYLEVSEACPHFSMQNIDSVKDIYPVFRKLFKRQAA, from the coding sequence ATGTCACAATTTATTGACCGACGTTTAAATGGCAAAAATAAAAGTGCTGTCAACAGGCAGCGCTTCATCCGCCGGTTTAAACAACAAATAAAGCGTGCTGTTGCTGATGCAGTATCAGGGCGCTCCATCACCGACCTTGAAAGTGGTGAAAAAGTCTCTATCCCAGCCAAAGACCTTTCTGAGCCTCACTTTCACCACGGTGAAGGGGGTAAGCGTGAAATGGTTCACCCGGGTAACGACCAATTTATTGCAGGTGATCGCGTCAAACGCCCTCAAAGTGGCGCGGGAGGTCGAGGTAACAACGCCAGCGATAGTGGAGAAGGTGAAGATGACTTTGGTTTTGAAATCTCCCGAGATGAATTTTTAGAACTATTTTTTGAAGATCTAGAACTCCCTAATTTAACCAAGCAAAAAGTGGGTAAAACTGAAGTATTTGATTCAGTACGTGCAGGTTTTAGCGTGACAGGGACACCGCCTAGCATTAGTATTGTCCGCTCATTTAGAAATGCCTTAGCTCGCCGTATTGCACTGGCTGGCCCTTACAAAGAAGAAATTCACCAACTCGAAGAAAAACTACAAGAGCAAGAAGAATCACAACGTACCAATAAAAATAACAATAGTAGTGAAGAAGAAAATAATGACAGCAATAATAATGTCATTAAGATAAAACAAGATATTAAATTCTTAAAGAAAAGAATTAAAAATATCCCATTTATAGATAGCTTTGACTTGCGTTATCACTCTCGCGTCAAGCAACCCAAGCCAACAACTCAAGCGGTGATGTTTTGCCTCATGGATGTCTCAGGCTCTATGGATCAAGCTAAAAAAGACATTGCTAAGCGCTTTTTTATCCTACTTTATCTCTTTTTAAACCGGACCTATGAGCATATTGATGTCGTTTTTATTCGTCATCATACCTCAGCAAAAGAAGTCGATGAAGAAGAATTTTTCTATTCCCGAGAGACCGGTGGTACCGTTGTCTCCAGCGCGCTTGAACTCATGAAAGATGTGATTGCTGAACGTTATCCAACATCAGAATGGAATATTTATGGTGCACAGGCCTCTGATGGCGACAATTGGAATAGCGATTCGCCACGCTGCCGCGACTTACTGTTTAATCATATTATGCCGCATGTTCAATACTTTGCGTACACAGAAATCATGTCACGCCACCATCAAAGCCTCTGGGATGCTTATCTTGAAGTCAGCGAAGCCTGTCCGCATTTTTCCATGCAGAATATTGACAGCGTGAAAGATATTTATCCTGTCTTTAGAAAACTATTTAAAAGGCAAGCCGCATGA
- the dsbG gene encoding thiol:disulfide interchange protein DsbG, translated as MKKVLGLAAAAVIGAGIGAAIMHTTDTEKAVAKAQIQKKQAITEKVNPEAAKDLIMKITRNQFDVSQQFNAGSDIKGFVIKPKQGGQQLIIYANQQGQFAFFGTMFGKDGANLTENYVKKNIQPKIASKLLEEAGKTHWFLEGKVDAPHQIYLVAEPNCSICHMLYKNLQPYVQSGQLSIRWIMVAFLKQDSVGKAAAVLSAKDPAALLAQDEKTFDMKTESGGVKPLAEKDISEKVKAELKENLAFFEKNGMQGTPVVIYKDSKGENQVLPGYPREKLDAFVANIGKLPAGKQNA; from the coding sequence ATGAAAAAAGTATTAGGTTTAGCTGCCGCTGCTGTCATTGGTGCTGGAATTGGTGCTGCAATAATGCATACAACTGACACCGAAAAGGCCGTAGCGAAAGCGCAAATTCAGAAAAAACAAGCTATTACAGAAAAAGTAAACCCTGAGGCCGCAAAAGATTTGATCATGAAGATCACGCGTAACCAGTTTGATGTAAGCCAGCAATTTAATGCAGGATCAGATATAAAAGGCTTCGTCATTAAGCCTAAGCAAGGAGGGCAGCAGCTAATCATCTATGCCAATCAACAAGGCCAGTTTGCCTTTTTTGGTACGATGTTTGGTAAAGATGGTGCAAATTTAACGGAAAACTACGTTAAGAAAAATATCCAACCGAAGATTGCAAGTAAACTGCTTGAAGAAGCAGGCAAGACTCATTGGTTCTTAGAAGGGAAGGTTGATGCACCCCACCAGATTTATTTGGTGGCTGAGCCAAATTGCTCGATCTGTCATATGCTTTATAAAAACTTACAACCTTACGTGCAAAGTGGTCAGCTTTCGATTCGTTGGATCATGGTTGCTTTCTTAAAGCAAGACAGTGTGGGTAAGGCGGCTGCAGTTTTATCAGCTAAAGATCCTGCGGCACTATTAGCTCAAGATGAAAAAACCTTTGATATGAAAACAGAAAGTGGTGGAGTTAAGCCACTAGCTGAAAAAGACATTTCTGAGAAGGTAAAAGCTGAACTGAAAGAGAATTTAGCATTTTTTGAGAAAAATGGTATGCAAGGTACACCGGTTGTGATTTATAAAGATAGCAAAGGTGAAAACCAAGTCTTGCCGGGTTATCCCCGTGAAAAGCTCGATGCGTTTGTTGCTAATATCGGTAAATTGCCGGCAGGAAAACAAAATGCTTAA
- a CDS encoding NAD-glutamate dehydrogenase, protein MTRLVSDNVTDIVENVVALVNEKVAAKQAPMVAEFVRQLYNVVSYEDLVSRDIVDLYGAAMSHWNFIYQRKAKEAKVRVYNPNFEQHGWQSTHTVIEVGYDDMPFLVDSLSMVLNRRGMTIHLVIHVGGMKFQRDAKNQITKVLPWTKNSRVKDVTIEAPIYIEIDRQADDEILELLKEELQQTLHDVSVSVEDWLKMREACAGMITDLNENAKLIDADELKESVEFLKWVHENHFTFLGCCDYELSGKKGEEVLRAIEGTGLGVLRDRSSIHKRDISALPPEAREISLSVSPPLIVAKTSSRATVHRPAYTDFIGVKRYNSKGKLIGERRFIGLYTSTAYNSNPRTIPLLRLKVERIVERAGFPAQGHAGKALLNILETFPRDDLLQAPDDELFEMTSGILHLQERQRIRLFMRRDTYGRFYSCLVYLPRDRFTSRLRHKMQDILIKELNGQSSEFTTLFSESVLARIHIIVRVNPADKTPEIDLKELEQKLIDAAREWTDDLHDVLVERFGESKGALLASKYGEAFPLAYQEDFMARTAVVDVEHVEDILKGKDIAMSFYRRLEESSSRLRFKVFIKEEPVELSIVLPMLENMGLRVLGERPYELKMQKGIVWISDFTLEQKSADAIDVDSLRESFHEMFLQLWHGKVENDSFNRLVVNAGLSWREITAIRAYAKYLLQTGFKFSQPYMEDTFNEHPKIAKLVVAAFEARFHPKKSNEENFEKIEQKVLKLLDDEVTNLDKDTILRRFIDLMKATLRTNFYQKSSDGQMKEYVSYKFSPDLIPDLPLPRPAYEVFVYSPRVEGVHLRGAKVARGGLRWSDRREDFRTEILGLMKAQQVKNSVIVPQGAKGGFVPKNLPEGSRDEILKEAISCYKIFISGLLDITDNLSSGDVVKPVDVVRYDEDDPYLVVAADKGTATFSDIANGVAREYGFWLDDAFASGGSVGYDHKKMGITARGAWESVKRHFREHLGIDCQTTDFTAVGVGDMAGDVFGNGMLLSRHIRLVGAFNHMHIFIDPNPDSATSYEERQRLFELPGSAWSDYNSKLISKGGGVFKRSAKFIRLTPEIKVLLGVEDDVMIPNDVIKALLKANVDLVWNGGIGTYIKATEETDGEVGDRANDSVRVNANELNCKVIGEGGNLGLTQRARIEFGLKGGACYTDFIDNSAGVDCSDHEVNIKILLNDIVANGDMTEKQRNELLAQMTDEVGELCLHNNYRQTQAINTAVSQGVEALDLYARQIRDLERQGHLDREIEFLPDDEALQERKAEQKGLTFAEFAVVLAYSKNVLKEELLACDVVDDPALFNCLESAFPKVLCKSYGKQMREHRLAREIVATQLANSMTNYMGVTFVSRLRDETGSQVAAITRAYLVAARVFDVDGTWAAIEELDGKVDPKLQMEMMREVTRVIRRGTRWFLRNRRKNLDVNKTATQFYSEVEGLFTALPTLLDGEDAQYFSNNMTSFVEEGVPEHLAMKMAGLRFMYSALDIVEAANVHGFTIEEVARVYFILNHRLSLGWFRFILGEHLVQNYWEALARAALRDDLDWQQRGLTIGVMSFEGDSDDINERLDGWIAEYEHMINRWNSMVSDLRASNVRDFVMFFVAMRELIDISQSTSQSLLEHEAEAS, encoded by the coding sequence ATGACTCGGTTGGTCAGTGATAACGTGACAGATATTGTTGAGAACGTTGTGGCGCTCGTTAACGAAAAAGTTGCAGCAAAACAAGCACCAATGGTTGCCGAATTTGTTCGACAACTTTATAACGTGGTTTCTTACGAAGATTTAGTGTCAAGAGATATTGTTGATTTGTACGGTGCTGCAATGTCGCACTGGAATTTTATTTATCAGCGCAAAGCCAAAGAAGCGAAGGTACGTGTTTATAATCCAAATTTTGAGCAGCATGGTTGGCAATCAACACATACGGTGATTGAGGTTGGCTATGATGATATGCCATTTTTAGTCGATTCTTTGAGCATGGTGCTTAATCGTCGTGGCATGACGATTCATTTGGTCATTCATGTGGGCGGTATGAAGTTTCAACGTGATGCTAAAAACCAAATCACAAAAGTTTTGCCTTGGACGAAAAATAGTCGCGTTAAAGACGTTACCATTGAAGCGCCGATTTACATTGAAATTGACCGCCAAGCGGATGACGAGATTCTTGAACTGCTTAAAGAGGAATTACAACAGACATTACATGATGTTTCAGTTTCTGTAGAAGATTGGCTGAAAATGCGTGAGGCTTGCGCAGGCATGATCACCGATTTGAATGAAAATGCCAAGCTAATTGATGCGGATGAGTTGAAAGAGTCTGTTGAATTTTTAAAGTGGGTTCATGAAAATCATTTTACTTTCTTAGGTTGCTGTGACTATGAGCTGTCCGGTAAGAAAGGTGAAGAGGTGTTACGTGCGATTGAAGGCACTGGGCTTGGTGTTCTGCGTGATCGTTCGTCGATTCATAAGCGAGATATTTCAGCGTTACCCCCTGAGGCGCGTGAGATTTCACTTTCAGTTTCACCGCCTTTAATTGTTGCAAAAACCAGCTCTCGAGCAACGGTTCATCGTCCGGCATATACTGATTTTATCGGTGTTAAGCGTTATAACAGTAAAGGTAAACTAATTGGTGAGCGCCGCTTTATCGGCTTGTACACATCAACGGCCTATAACAGCAATCCACGAACGATTCCCTTATTGCGATTAAAAGTTGAGCGTATTGTTGAGCGAGCAGGGTTTCCGGCGCAGGGCCATGCCGGTAAAGCTTTGTTGAATATCCTTGAAACATTCCCTCGTGATGATTTATTGCAAGCGCCTGATGATGAATTATTTGAAATGACCTCAGGAATTTTGCATTTGCAAGAGCGTCAGCGTATCCGTTTATTTATGCGCCGTGATACCTATGGTCGTTTTTATTCTTGCTTGGTTTATTTGCCGCGAGATCGCTTTACTTCGCGCTTACGCCATAAAATGCAAGATATTTTAATTAAAGAGTTAAATGGGCAATCTTCTGAATTTACAACACTATTTTCAGAGTCTGTATTGGCGCGCATTCATATTATTGTACGGGTGAATCCGGCAGACAAAACCCCTGAAATTGATTTAAAAGAGCTTGAGCAAAAGCTGATTGATGCTGCGCGTGAATGGACCGATGACTTACATGATGTATTGGTTGAGCGTTTTGGTGAGAGTAAAGGGGCATTGCTTGCGAGCAAGTATGGTGAAGCCTTTCCGCTTGCTTATCAAGAAGATTTTATGGCGCGCACCGCGGTGGTCGATGTAGAGCACGTTGAAGATATTCTTAAAGGCAAAGATATTGCCATGAGTTTTTACCGTCGCCTTGAAGAGTCTTCGTCGCGGTTACGCTTTAAAGTGTTTATTAAAGAGGAACCCGTTGAATTATCAATTGTTTTGCCGATGCTAGAAAATATGGGCTTGCGTGTCCTGGGCGAGCGTCCTTATGAGCTTAAAATGCAAAAAGGCATTGTCTGGATCTCTGACTTTACTTTAGAGCAAAAATCTGCTGATGCCATTGATGTTGATAGTTTACGTGAATCTTTTCATGAAATGTTTCTACAGCTTTGGCATGGCAAAGTTGAAAATGATAGTTTTAACCGCCTTGTTGTTAATGCAGGGCTGTCTTGGCGTGAAATTACTGCCATTCGGGCTTATGCAAAGTATTTATTGCAAACTGGCTTTAAATTCAGTCAGCCCTATATGGAAGACACATTCAATGAGCACCCAAAAATTGCCAAGTTGGTTGTTGCAGCCTTTGAAGCACGTTTTCATCCAAAGAAAAGCAATGAAGAAAACTTTGAAAAAATAGAGCAAAAAGTCTTAAAACTGCTTGATGATGAGGTAACGAACTTAGACAAAGATACGATTTTGCGTCGCTTTATTGATTTGATGAAAGCCACTCTTAGAACCAATTTTTACCAAAAATCATCAGATGGTCAGATGAAAGAGTACGTTTCTTATAAATTTTCGCCTGATTTAATCCCTGATTTACCATTGCCGCGTCCTGCCTATGAAGTCTTTGTTTATTCACCACGCGTTGAAGGGGTGCATTTGCGAGGGGCAAAAGTGGCTCGTGGTGGTTTACGCTGGTCGGATCGCCGTGAGGATTTCCGTACTGAAATTTTAGGTTTAATGAAAGCCCAGCAAGTGAAAAACTCGGTGATTGTTCCGCAAGGGGCAAAAGGTGGTTTTGTACCGAAAAACTTACCGGAAGGCAGCCGAGACGAAATCCTGAAAGAGGCGATTAGTTGTTATAAAATCTTTATCAGTGGTTTATTAGATATTACTGATAACCTGAGTAGTGGTGATGTTGTTAAGCCCGTTGATGTTGTGCGTTATGATGAGGATGATCCTTATTTAGTGGTCGCAGCCGATAAAGGAACGGCAACATTTTCTGATATTGCTAACGGTGTTGCGCGTGAATATGGCTTTTGGTTGGACGATGCTTTTGCTTCTGGCGGTAGTGTGGGATATGACCATAAGAAAATGGGCATTACTGCGCGGGGTGCTTGGGAATCTGTGAAGCGTCATTTCCGTGAACATCTAGGCATTGATTGTCAAACAACCGACTTTACCGCAGTTGGTGTGGGTGATATGGCAGGAGATGTCTTTGGTAATGGCATGTTGTTGAGCCGTCATATTCGCTTGGTCGGTGCATTTAACCACATGCATATCTTTATTGATCCAAATCCAGATTCAGCGACAAGTTATGAAGAACGCCAACGCTTATTCGAATTGCCAGGGTCAGCGTGGTCAGATTATAACTCTAAGCTCATTTCTAAAGGGGGCGGTGTTTTCAAGCGTTCAGCGAAATTCATTCGTTTAACCCCTGAAATTAAAGTGCTATTGGGTGTTGAAGACGATGTCATGATTCCAAATGACGTGATCAAAGCCTTGTTAAAAGCAAATGTTGATTTAGTCTGGAACGGTGGTATTGGCACCTATATCAAAGCGACTGAAGAAACGGATGGTGAAGTGGGTGATCGTGCGAATGATAGTGTGCGCGTGAATGCCAATGAGCTGAACTGTAAAGTGATTGGTGAGGGCGGTAATCTAGGGTTAACGCAGCGCGCTCGTATTGAGTTTGGCTTAAAAGGGGGTGCGTGTTACACCGACTTTATCGATAACTCTGCAGGAGTCGATTGCTCTGACCATGAGGTTAATATCAAGATTTTACTCAATGATATTGTTGCCAATGGTGATATGACAGAAAAGCAGCGTAATGAATTACTTGCACAGATGACCGATGAAGTCGGTGAGTTATGTTTGCATAATAACTATCGTCAAACGCAAGCGATTAACACTGCTGTGAGCCAAGGTGTTGAAGCTTTGGACTTATATGCGCGCCAAATTCGTGATTTAGAACGCCAAGGTCACCTTGATCGTGAAATTGAGTTTTTACCGGATGATGAAGCACTACAAGAGCGTAAAGCAGAGCAAAAAGGCTTAACCTTTGCTGAATTTGCTGTGGTTCTCGCCTATAGCAAAAACGTGCTTAAAGAAGAGTTGCTGGCCTGTGATGTGGTTGATGATCCCGCTCTCTTTAACTGCTTAGAGTCGGCGTTTCCAAAAGTATTGTGTAAATCTTATGGTAAGCAGATGCGCGAGCACCGTCTGGCCCGTGAGATTGTGGCGACACAATTGGCAAACTCGATGACCAATTACATGGGGGTGACTTTTGTCAGTCGCTTACGCGATGAGACGGGCAGCCAAGTTGCTGCGATTACCCGTGCATATTTGGTGGCTGCACGCGTCTTTGATGTCGATGGGACGTGGGCTGCGATTGAAGAGCTGGATGGTAAGGTTGATCCAAAACTGCAGATGGAAATGATGCGGGAAGTGACCCGAGTTATTCGCCGAGGGACACGCTGGTTTTTGCGTAACCGTCGTAAGAATCTTGATGTGAATAAAACAGCAACGCAGTTTTATTCAGAAGTTGAAGGTTTGTTTACGGCATTGCCGACCTTATTGGACGGTGAGGATGCCCAATATTTCAGCAACAATATGACCAGCTTTGTTGAAGAAGGTGTGCCTGAACATCTCGCGATGAAGATGGCTGGGCTACGTTTTATGTATTCTGCGCTTGATATTGTTGAAGCGGCAAATGTCCATGGCTTTACCATTGAAGAAGTCGCGCGTGTCTACTTTATCTTGAATCATCGCTTAAGCTTGGGCTGGTTCCGCTTTATCTTGGGTGAGCACTTGGTGCAAAACTATTGGGAAGCGCTCGCTCGAGCGGCATTGCGCGATGATTTAGATTGGCAGCAGCGAGGCTTAACGATCGGGGTGATGAGCTTTGAAGGTGACTCTGATGATATTAATGAGCGCCTTGATGGCTGGATTGCTGAGTATGAGCACATGATCAATCGCTGGAATAGTATGGTGAGCGACCTTCGTGCGAGTAATGTCCGTGATTTTGTCATGTTTTTTGTGGCAATGCGTGAATTGATTGATATTTCTCAATCGACATCGCAATCTCTTCTCGAGCATGAAGCAGAGGCAAGTTAA